The genomic DNA GTATAGAACAAGCATTCTAATTATCTGAACAAAGATTTATGGACTAAGAAGGTTTTTACCATGCTCAGTTTTAGGTAGAAATCTTGAGACATCAGATAAATATGCAACTCTGGCTCTCCTCCCGAATAAAAAGCCTAAACAAATATACCCCTCTCCATGCATTACCTGAACAGAGAAGAGCAAGCTCAGTAACCACTCGGGGAGGCAAGCATGTAGCAAGATCAAAGCAAAGCTTAGCAGCGCTGAAAGTTACCGGCAATGGCACAAACTCTAGCCCCGATGCTGCAAATGGTTTGTCGACATCCTCCTCAATTATCTTCCAGTCGATCTTCGCGGCTTGGGCATCTTCATCGCCATCCTCTGGCTTCTGCTCCACCAAGTAGGGGAACCTTCTCACGACACTGCAAAATCGGCGGCTGCTATTATTACAGGATACCTTGTGTTGGTGACTAATCCGAGGAAAGCATAAGATGAAGATGAACCTGTCCATTGTGAATTGTGTTAGAAAAATAGGAATTTGCTCAAAATCGTTTCTGTCATTTCTTGGCTGCACCACCCAGACTTCATCAAGGCCCAAGACAGCATCCGCGTGTTCGTGAGTGAGAATGATCTGCACTGCACAGAATCCTCATAGTCCTGCTGCCAAGACTAGAACAGAGAAGAAGAGTGGGCCGCAGTTTTTACGAAAAGAATGAACAGTCAAAGATCTAACCGAATCAACTGAAGGAACTTTGTGATGGACAAACCACCGGAGGACTTGCTCTCTGAAGGTCTTGCCGATATCGATTAGAATGTACTTGTGGGTTCCATCGTCATGGCAGTAGTCTATCAGGAGGGAAGTGTTGAGCCTGAAGGGGCAAACAGACATGTGGTCACCTAGGCACTTGCAAGTGCGAGGCATTATCTGGTAGGGACTAGGGATTCGCACTGGACTGACTATTTATATTGTGTAAAAATGAATTCAGTTGCCAAATGGACTAATTCCATGTAGATTGAAGCAAGGATTCGCTGCCTCTCGCACCTGTAGTTGGGGTTCTGGTCCGGCGGGAGGGAGAGACCCATGGAGCAGACGTGGCATGGCGGCGTGCCCGGCCTGATGAGGCACCGTGTGTCGGGCAGCGCTCCGGAGCAGCCCGTGCCCAGGAAGAtcagcgacgacggcggcggcggcggcacggacgCCGCGGTGCCCCCAGCTGGCGGCGTCGCCGGATCGGGCTCCATCGACCCCTGAATTCCCGTCTCGCAGGGAAAGATGTTTCGGTTGGTGCGGATCTTGGCCTGATTTCTGCTCTCGTTCTCCTCCGGTCCTCCTTGTTCGGGTTGTTTTTATTGctggcgccggccggcggcgggaaaGCTTTTGTTTTCCTCGCATTTGTTATTGACCTCGGCAAGTCCTGAGTCTTGATGACTTTTTAAGCAGccttctcttttcttggagATTTTAATACACATGGCGAAACCATTGTGCGTTGCTAATGCTAACTGCAAGTCTTGGACTCTTGGTTCGttcgtaaaaaaaaaaagaaatgaagaatGAAATCAGGTTGAGATAGCCCAGCACACCAACCAACCCCGTCACTGCCACTAGGCTGTAGGCTCGGTCTCTGTCCGTGTCAACAGGTTTTGGTCACTGAAAATGATTAGATCATTTAGATGCGGGAATCACTGCAATCTGGGCGTGCAGTAGCAAAAAAACAAGCTGAACTAACAATGATGAcgcaaacaaaaaaagaaaaaaagtaaaTAAAATATTGACAGCTGTGGGATTTGAACCCACGCCCTTTCGGACCAGAGCCTAAATCTGGCGCCTTAGACCACTCGGCCAAACTGTCGTCGTTGTggattttctaaatttattttatataaCGTCGTTAGAGTGCCAATTAACCTAACCCACGACCAATGATTCGATGCCATCGTTCTACTGGACCTTCCAGTAATGTCCGAAGCCGTATCTTCTATGCCAACAGGATTAAGATTCAATCACATtgccaaaaggaaaaaaactgtTTGATTGGTGGCTGGATCAGGATTTTCAGAAtgatcacacacacacactgcaaAGTGCAAGCTACCATTTATTCCGCCCTGCCGTATACAGAGCGCGTGGTGTCGTGTTGGGCGACAGGGCGAGACGCACATCCGGCGCCACCCTGCAGCACGTCATCCGCACCAACCGCGAGAGGCTAATGATGGAGATCAACAAACGATTAATTAGCAGCAGGAGATGTTGCGGTGGCGCTTAGATTAATAATTACCCTATAGTAGGTGGAATTGTTTAGCCTGCAGGCAAATGATTGAGATTTCGAGGCATTTGTCTTCGCCGTGTTCAGACCTCTCCGACGCTATCAGGTTAAGCAGGGCTTCTTCTTTTTTCGCTGGCTAAAGATTTGCATGTCTATTTGCTTTCACCTGAAGGAGAAGAATGGGTAAACTTAGATAGGGCAAACCATGATTGAGCTGACTAGGCGTGTGTCCCAGTGCATTCCCGTGCAATTTCTCTCGCATCTTCGGCTGTCCCTCTCCATTCTTACTCCTGCGAAAATGCAAGGCACCCGACGCGAGTGGGCAAAATCTATCGCGCTCGACCTGGCTGCTGTTTGTTCAGgcacaccggttaaaccggcgaggATCCGGCcgtaaaaaaaaaagtcacgGTTTTCACATCGCCGCCGCAACAATTCGCAGGGGGATTGGGGTTGTCACTTGTCAGGCGAGCTGGAAGAGCGATCTCGCCCGTGGTGCGGGCCCCACCCGAACCTCGTTGCGGGCGGCCTACACTACACGTGCGCATGCTCAGTCAGCTCATAGCCCAGTGGCTCGCTGGCAGCCTGGCACAGTGGCACGCCCCCACGCTCCCGAGCGGAGTGGAAAGGGACCGCCACGTGGGGGTGACACCAGCGGCAGCGATCGGACGGCTGGCCGGCGCCTTGTCCGGGCGCGGCCACCGCCCAgcctgaaattagttttttaattagtgcccgAAAACCTCTTCTAGTCAAATATTTAATATGACTTTTGTACTAAAAATTTTCATCAACTAAATACCCCTAAGCAACAGAACCCGGGTGGATGCAACCCTTGGTCACCCCAGCGACGtgtggggttactgtagcactttatggctaatcatgcactatttaggctcaaaagattcgtctcgtcgtgtacatctaaattgtgtaattagttttattttttaactatatttaatatttcatgcatatgTCTAAATGTGaggcaaaaaattttgggtgaaattttttttaactaaacGGGCTCTACGTCTCAAGGTGCTAATGGTTTAGGATCCAAACCAAAACCGCACCAAACTATTTTTATTAAATATATTAACATAAATCACTCCAAACCAATCCATACTATGTAAAAACTAAACCAAACCACAACATCTGAGCCCGCTAGAAGATTT from Panicum virgatum strain AP13 chromosome 7N, P.virgatum_v5, whole genome shotgun sequence includes the following:
- the LOC120680523 gene encoding putative hydrolase C777.06c isoform X1, with amino-acid sequence MEPDPATPPAGGTAASVPPPPPSSLIFLGTGCSGALPDTRCLIRPGTPPCHVCSMGLSLPPDQNPNYRLNTSLLIDYCHDDGTHKYILIDIGKTFREQVLRWFVHHKVPSVDSIILTHEHADAVLGLDEVWVVQPRNDRNDFEQIPIFLTQFTMDSVVRRFPYLVEQKPEDGDEDAQAAKIDWKIIEEDVDKPFAASGLEFVPLPVMHGEGYICLGFLFGRRARVAYLSDVSRFLPKTEHAISKSGAGQLDLLILEANALHGVGDAFSTHLTLSESLDAIKRIHPKRALLIGMRHFFEHQRENQMLAEWSISEGIPVQLAHDGLRVFIDL
- the LOC120680523 gene encoding putative hydrolase C777.06c isoform X2; this translates as MEPDPATPPAGGTAASVPPPPPSSLIFLGTGCSGALPDTRCLIRPGTPPCHVCSMGLSLPPDQNPNYRLNTSLLIDYCHDDGTHKYILIDIGKTFREQVLRWFVHHKVPSVDSIILTHEHADAVLGLDEVWVVQPRNDRNDFEQIPIFLTQFTMDSVVRRFPYLVEQKPEDGDEDAQAAKIDWKIIEEDVDKPFAASGLEFVPLPVMHGEGYICLGFLFGRRARVAYLSDVSRFLPKTEHAISKSGAGQLDLLILEANALHGVVSLSYIICHREYKFADYLTQLNCKCCQIC